The following proteins come from a genomic window of Nicotiana tomentosiformis chromosome 12, ASM39032v3, whole genome shotgun sequence:
- the LOC138902813 gene encoding uncharacterized protein, producing MERIRRFINGLKYSLHYSMARELETDARFDQVVEIAKRLEQVRKLEREERKAKRPRSSGGFNSASSGVSHSSYNARPAQSSFSAPPAHSSYRSPFAQASTGSSSVFQGQQPYMRVCYECGDLIHLKRDCPILLSRVPQQSSQPMISAPTAKPPAQLAYGRAQSARGHPRGRGRSSGGQAHFYAFPSRTEAVASNTVITIPVVRDFLDVFPADLPGMPPDWDIDFGIDLVLGTLLISISSYLMAPIELKELK from the exons atggagaggatcaggaggttcattaatggcctcaagtATAGTTTACATTacagtatggctcgagagttggagacggatgctaggtttgaccaggtggtcgagATTGCTAAACGTTTGGAGCAGGTTCGCAAGCTTGAGCGTGAGGAGcggaaggccaagaggcctcgtagttcaggtggtttcaacagtgcctcatctggag TTAGCCACAGTTCCTACAATGCACGCCCAgctcagtcatcattcagtgcgcCACCGGCACATAGTTCTTACCGTTCTCCATTTGCTCAAGCCTCCACGGGTAGCTCTTCGGTttttcagggtcagcagcctTATATGAGggtttgttatgagtgtggagacttgattcatctcaagagggattgcccCATATTGTTGAGTAGGGTCCCACAACAGAGCTCTCAGCCTATGATATCAGCACCAACAGCTAAACCACCTGCACAACTAGCTTATGGTAGGGCTCAGTCAGcacgaggtcaccctagagggagaGGTCGTTCAAGTGGTGGTCAAGCCCATTTCTATGCATTTCCCTccaggacagaggcagttgcttccaacACCGTGATTACAA ttccggtagtgagagacttccttGATGTGTTCCCAGCAGATCTaccaggcatgccgcctgattgggacattgattttggtattgatctggtgTTGGGCACCCTGCTCATCTCTATTTCATCATATCTCATGGCACCtatagagttgaaggagttgaagtgA